One window from the genome of Synechococcus sp. PROS-7-1 encodes:
- the sds gene encoding solanesyl diphosphate synthase, translating into MTTVTELLQPVEADLEILLSDLRSLIGAGHPILQAAAEHLFSAGGKRLRPGIVLLVSRGLSPDGELSPRHRRLAEITEMIHTASLVHDDVVDEAGTRRGVETVHSRFNHRVAVLAGDFLFAQASWHLANLDNLDVVKLLSRVIMDLADGEVKQGLFRYDTGQTFETYLEKSYCKTASLIANSARAAGVLSGCTEPQLESLYHYGRQLGLAFQVVDDILDFTGSDQQLGKPAASDLSSGYLTAPALYALEENPSLGVLIEREFSNEGDLDEALRIVRQSDAIARTRQLAERFAQESREALRWLPESTCRTALLELPDFVLSRLY; encoded by the coding sequence ATGACCACCGTCACCGAGTTGCTGCAGCCGGTCGAGGCGGATCTCGAGATTCTGCTGAGCGATCTGCGCAGCCTGATCGGTGCTGGACATCCGATTTTGCAAGCTGCTGCTGAGCATCTTTTTAGTGCCGGCGGGAAACGGTTAAGACCGGGAATTGTGCTGCTCGTCTCACGCGGTTTATCCCCCGATGGAGAGCTCTCGCCAAGGCATCGGCGTCTGGCAGAGATCACCGAGATGATCCACACCGCTTCCCTCGTTCACGACGACGTTGTGGATGAAGCGGGGACTCGCCGGGGTGTGGAAACAGTCCACAGCCGTTTCAACCATCGCGTCGCGGTCCTTGCTGGCGATTTTCTCTTCGCACAGGCCAGCTGGCACCTTGCCAATCTGGACAATCTCGATGTGGTGAAGCTCCTCAGCCGCGTGATCATGGATCTGGCTGATGGAGAGGTGAAGCAGGGATTGTTCCGTTACGACACGGGGCAGACCTTCGAGACCTACCTCGAGAAGAGTTACTGCAAAACAGCCTCCCTCATTGCCAACAGTGCCAGGGCGGCGGGCGTTCTCAGTGGCTGCACCGAGCCTCAATTGGAATCTCTTTACCACTACGGCCGGCAACTGGGCTTGGCCTTTCAGGTTGTTGATGACATTCTCGATTTCACCGGGAGTGATCAGCAGCTCGGTAAGCCCGCGGCCAGTGACCTCTCCAGTGGTTACCTCACCGCCCCAGCGCTCTACGCGCTCGAAGAAAATCCTTCTCTCGGCGTGTTGATTGAAAGGGAATTCAGCAACGAGGGTGATCTCGACGAAGCTCTCCGGATCGTGCGTCAATCCGATGCCATTGCTCGGACCCGTCAGCTTGCCGAACGCTTTGCCCAGGAATCCCGTGAGGCCCTGAGATGGCTGCCGGAATCCACTTGCCGCACGGCTTTGCTCGAATTGCCTGACTTCGTGCTCAGTCGCCTGTACTGA
- a CDS encoding HAD family phosphatase, producing the protein MPEPASTLAGTTVPEAFLFDLDGVLLDTEPLHAIAWRQAASHFGTDLTDAKLAQLQGQRRQENARLVCSWISQPISPEQLLAVRQPLATDLMTAAPAMPGAESLVRYIHSLDLPMALVTSSDQNSLRQKIRHHSWVNLLQVQVCGDDRALKAGKPAPDPYQLGALKLNVQPENCWAFEDSDAGCQSAQLAGCNVWRLMPSAGLSKPNNCEGITKIQALSEVETRLRTVFSTGD; encoded by the coding sequence ATGCCTGAGCCGGCGTCAACGCTTGCTGGAACCACAGTTCCTGAGGCATTTCTCTTCGACCTGGATGGCGTTCTTCTGGATACAGAACCCCTGCACGCGATCGCATGGCGGCAAGCAGCCTCCCACTTCGGGACTGATCTAACCGATGCAAAGCTTGCGCAGTTGCAAGGCCAGCGCCGGCAGGAGAACGCCCGGCTGGTCTGTTCTTGGATCAGTCAGCCCATCAGCCCCGAGCAATTGCTCGCGGTGCGTCAACCGCTTGCCACTGATTTGATGACCGCAGCCCCGGCGATGCCGGGAGCCGAGTCTCTCGTGCGCTACATCCATTCCCTGGATCTGCCGATGGCACTGGTCACCAGCAGTGATCAAAACTCCTTGCGACAGAAAATCCGTCACCATTCCTGGGTGAATCTGTTGCAGGTGCAGGTTTGTGGGGACGACAGGGCACTGAAAGCTGGAAAACCGGCTCCAGACCCTTACCAGCTGGGAGCCTTGAAGCTGAATGTGCAACCGGAGAATTGCTGGGCCTTCGAAGACTCCGATGCCGGTTGCCAATCGGCGCAACTCGCTGGCTGCAACGTGTGGCGTCTTATGCCATCGGCTGGACTTTCTAAGCCCAACAACTGCGAAGGAATCACCAAGATTCAGGCACTCTCCGAGGTGGAGACGCGCTTGCGAACAGTGTTCAGTACAGGCGACTGA
- a CDS encoding UbiD family decarboxylase, producing the protein MALFRPGPGTRDLRSFIQLLEERGQLRRIQAPVDPDLELAAIADRVLASGGPALLFENVIGSSMPVAVNLLGTVERVVWSMGLDRPEQLEELGERLALLQQPRPPKGLGETKKFARVFWDLVKARPDRDLLPPCRQQIYKGDEVDLGQIPLIRPWPGDAGGVITLGLVITKDPETGVPNVGVYRLQRQSVNTMTVHWLSVRGGARHLRKAAAMGKKLEVAVAIGVHPLLVMAAATPIPVQLSEWLFAGIYAGEGVRLSPCKTLDLQVPSHSEVVLEGTITPGEVLPDGPFGDHMGFYGGVEDSPLVRFHCMTQRRDPIFLTTFSGRPPKEEAMLAIALNRIYTPILRQQIPEIKDFFLPMEALSYKLAVISIDKAYPGQAKRAAMAFWSALPQFTYTKFVVVIDSHLNVRDPRQVVWAIAAQVDPQRDLFVLENTPFDTLDFASEQLGLGGRMAIDATTKIGPEKNHDWGEPLSRPDDLEQRVSDRLEELGLDDLAAQEPDPSLFGYALDALLQNRPIGSRASKPS; encoded by the coding sequence ATGGCTCTGTTCCGCCCCGGCCCCGGCACCCGGGATCTGCGTTCCTTCATCCAACTCTTGGAAGAGCGTGGACAACTGAGGCGGATTCAGGCCCCCGTCGATCCCGATCTCGAACTGGCCGCCATCGCCGATCGCGTTCTGGCCAGTGGTGGACCGGCGCTTCTCTTCGAGAACGTGATCGGCTCCTCCATGCCGGTGGCCGTGAACCTGCTCGGAACGGTGGAACGGGTGGTGTGGAGCATGGGCCTCGATCGCCCAGAGCAACTGGAGGAGCTTGGAGAGCGGCTGGCCCTGCTGCAACAGCCCCGTCCTCCCAAAGGGCTTGGAGAAACCAAGAAGTTCGCGCGGGTGTTCTGGGATCTGGTGAAAGCACGACCCGACCGGGATCTGCTGCCTCCATGCCGCCAACAGATCTACAAAGGGGATGAGGTTGATCTCGGTCAGATCCCGCTGATCAGGCCCTGGCCAGGCGATGCCGGCGGCGTGATCACCCTGGGACTCGTGATCACCAAGGATCCGGAAACCGGGGTGCCGAATGTGGGGGTGTATCGGCTGCAAAGGCAGTCGGTGAACACCATGACGGTGCACTGGCTAAGCGTGCGTGGTGGTGCGCGCCACCTGCGCAAGGCCGCGGCCATGGGCAAAAAACTCGAGGTGGCTGTAGCCATCGGCGTGCATCCACTGCTGGTGATGGCAGCGGCCACACCGATCCCCGTCCAACTGAGTGAGTGGCTGTTCGCAGGGATTTATGCCGGCGAAGGTGTGCGGCTCTCACCCTGCAAAACCCTCGATCTGCAAGTTCCAAGCCACAGCGAAGTGGTGCTGGAAGGGACGATCACCCCTGGAGAGGTTCTGCCTGATGGCCCCTTCGGCGATCACATGGGGTTCTACGGCGGTGTCGAAGACTCCCCCCTGGTGCGCTTCCACTGCATGACCCAGCGCCGTGATCCGATCTTCCTCACAACGTTCAGCGGCCGGCCACCCAAGGAAGAAGCGATGTTGGCCATCGCTCTCAACAGGATCTACACGCCGATCCTGAGGCAGCAAATTCCTGAAATCAAGGATTTCTTCCTGCCCATGGAAGCGCTCAGCTACAAGCTGGCGGTGATCTCGATCGACAAGGCCTATCCAGGGCAAGCAAAGCGGGCAGCCATGGCCTTCTGGAGTGCCCTGCCCCAGTTCACCTACACCAAATTCGTTGTGGTGATCGACAGCCATCTGAATGTGCGCGATCCCAGGCAGGTTGTTTGGGCCATCGCTGCTCAGGTGGATCCACAGCGGGATCTCTTTGTTCTCGAGAACACGCCGTTTGACACCCTCGACTTCGCAAGCGAGCAATTGGGTTTAGGGGGTCGCATGGCCATCGATGCCACCACCAAGATCGGCCCGGAGAAAAATCACGACTGGGGAGAGCCCCTGAGCCGACCCGACGATCTCGAACAACGGGTGTCAGACCGGCTGGAGGAACTGGGGCTGGACGATCTAGCGGCTCAAGAGCCGGATCCGAGCCTGTTCGGCTACGCCCTCGATGCTCTCTTGCAGAACCGACCCATAGGATCGCGAGCATCCAAACCTTCCTGA
- a CDS encoding 2-phosphosulfolactate phosphatase family protein, whose protein sequence is MQVSYFHVAADVPDAIGSPDGPDAAVVIDVLRATTTIAWALHNGAEAVQAFADLDELRLQSRDWPEQTRLLLGERGGRMLEGFDLGNSPVAVIPEVVQGKRLFMSTTNGTRALQRVRDVSVVMTVALPNRMAVAQRLLRDKPERVWMVGSGWEGTYSLEDSLAAGALADALVAAGAQAANDELQAALALWAQWKHDPEACLRVASHGQRLTRLGNHDADFSCCAGLDQLSVVPTQTEPGVLRAIRV, encoded by the coding sequence ATGCAGGTTTCCTATTTCCATGTGGCAGCCGATGTTCCTGATGCCATTGGCTCGCCGGATGGACCTGATGCCGCCGTGGTGATTGATGTGCTGCGCGCCACCACCACCATCGCTTGGGCACTCCATAACGGAGCCGAGGCGGTTCAGGCCTTTGCCGATCTGGATGAGCTGCGCCTGCAGTCCCGCGATTGGCCGGAACAGACCCGCCTGTTGCTGGGAGAGCGAGGCGGCCGGATGCTCGAAGGATTCGATCTCGGGAATTCTCCCGTTGCCGTGATTCCGGAGGTGGTGCAGGGAAAACGCCTGTTCATGAGCACCACCAATGGCACCCGCGCCCTTCAGAGAGTTCGCGATGTGTCCGTTGTGATGACAGTGGCTCTCCCGAACCGCATGGCGGTTGCGCAGCGACTCCTGCGCGACAAGCCAGAGCGTGTGTGGATGGTTGGCAGTGGTTGGGAAGGCACCTACTCCCTTGAAGATTCCCTGGCGGCAGGGGCACTGGCCGACGCCTTAGTGGCGGCCGGAGCCCAGGCTGCGAACGATGAACTGCAGGCGGCCCTGGCCCTGTGGGCGCAGTGGAAGCACGACCCTGAGGCCTGTTTGCGTGTCGCGTCCCACGGCCAGCGACTGACGCGCCTCGGGAATCACGACGCCGATTTCAGTTGCTGCGCCGGTCTGGATCAGTTGAGTGTGGTGCCAACACAGACTGAACCAGGGGTTTTAAGAGCCATCCGCGTCTGA
- a CDS encoding N-acetylmuramoyl-L-alanine amidase produces the protein MPRLPCRFTALLLAAALQSAGWFVGLPARAASALAAWSFGNDGVLQLRTSTGARLDAFFEAGDRRQGPRVWIDFPGELSRPRRIPGSGPVREIRLGKPTPGATRLVIEFQQGVTLDPGNLRLVGTAPDRWKLMFEGLPTQGLRSIGEGDLNRASSGRWGGVRIRPTQTPVNAEGLPDVARGRYRVVVDPGHGGPDPGAVGINGIREAEIVLDISLQVARLLEAKGVQVTLTRTAEVDVDLPPRVSLANRIGATAFVSIHANAISMSRPDVNGIETFYFSDPRSARLAAHIQQQVLNVSPGSPNRGVRRGRFFVIRRTTMPAALVETGFVTGDIDAARLATASHRRRLALAIAAGILEYLQGVR, from the coding sequence ATGCCCCGGCTGCCCTGTCGTTTCACCGCACTGCTGCTTGCCGCTGCTCTGCAGTCGGCTGGATGGTTCGTGGGATTGCCTGCTCGGGCTGCCAGTGCTCTAGCGGCCTGGTCCTTCGGGAACGATGGGGTTCTGCAGTTGCGCACGTCGACCGGCGCGCGTCTGGATGCATTCTTCGAGGCCGGTGATCGTCGTCAGGGGCCGCGGGTTTGGATTGATTTTCCTGGTGAGCTCAGTCGTCCCAGGCGGATTCCAGGGTCGGGGCCGGTTCGTGAGATCCGTCTTGGCAAGCCAACACCCGGAGCAACCCGGCTGGTGATCGAGTTTCAGCAGGGGGTGACGCTTGATCCGGGGAACCTACGGCTGGTGGGGACGGCACCGGATCGATGGAAATTGATGTTTGAGGGGCTTCCCACCCAGGGGTTGCGGTCAATCGGCGAGGGGGATCTCAACCGTGCCAGCAGCGGGCGCTGGGGTGGCGTGCGCATCCGGCCGACGCAAACACCTGTGAACGCTGAGGGCTTGCCTGACGTCGCTCGGGGGCGGTACCGGGTTGTGGTGGATCCAGGGCATGGAGGTCCTGACCCCGGTGCGGTGGGCATCAACGGAATTCGTGAGGCTGAGATCGTTCTCGATATCTCCCTGCAGGTCGCCCGCCTCTTGGAAGCCAAAGGTGTTCAGGTGACACTGACGCGCACGGCTGAAGTGGATGTGGACCTGCCACCACGGGTCTCACTGGCCAATCGGATTGGGGCCACAGCGTTCGTGAGCATTCATGCCAATGCCATCAGCATGTCGCGCCCGGATGTGAATGGAATCGAGACCTTTTACTTCTCTGATCCCCGATCGGCCCGTCTTGCGGCCCATATCCAGCAGCAAGTGCTCAATGTGTCGCCAGGCAGCCCGAACAGAGGGGTGCGTCGGGGCCGATTCTTTGTGATTCGACGCACCACCATGCCGGCAGCTCTGGTGGAAACGGGATTTGTGACCGGTGATATCGATGCGGCTCGCCTCGCCACCGCTTCCCATCGTCGCAGGCTGGCACTGGCGATTGCAGCCGGCATTCTTGAGTATCTGCAGGGGGTTCGTTGA
- the murI gene encoding glutamate racemase, with amino-acid sequence MTIRLGLFDSGLGGLTVLRRVLERHGGVPTIYLGDTARVPYGSRSPSEIRAIASEVVGWLRHQQVTTVVMACNTTNALARDVAEGQAGVPVVGLIGAAAAMVRESRVGVLATPATVASGAYRESIEALHPGTLVVQQACPDFVPLIEAGDLSCDELRSAAIGYLQPLLEASVQSIVLGCTHYPLLLPLLSNLLPDSIRLIDPALGVASQLDALLGKPLPGGLDQPLALEATRICVTSDPQGFADRATPWLGQCPRVEQIALQSSVDAF; translated from the coding sequence TTGACCATCCGTCTCGGTTTGTTTGACAGCGGCCTGGGGGGGCTCACGGTGCTTCGGCGTGTGCTTGAACGCCATGGGGGAGTTCCCACGATCTATCTGGGAGACACGGCCCGGGTCCCCTACGGCAGTCGCTCTCCATCCGAGATCCGAGCTATCGCCTCCGAAGTCGTCGGCTGGCTGCGTCATCAGCAGGTCACCACTGTGGTGATGGCCTGCAACACCACCAATGCTCTCGCTCGCGATGTGGCTGAAGGGCAGGCCGGGGTTCCAGTGGTCGGTCTGATCGGCGCCGCTGCCGCCATGGTGCGGGAGTCGCGGGTGGGTGTCTTGGCCACTCCAGCGACCGTGGCATCCGGTGCTTATCGAGAAAGCATCGAAGCCCTTCACCCTGGAACGCTTGTGGTGCAGCAGGCCTGTCCGGACTTCGTTCCGCTCATCGAGGCAGGGGACCTGAGCTGTGACGAACTGCGCAGCGCAGCCATTGGCTATCTCCAGCCTCTTCTGGAGGCCTCGGTGCAATCAATCGTGCTGGGTTGTACCCATTACCCGCTGCTTCTTCCCCTCCTCTCCAATCTGTTGCCTGATTCGATCCGACTGATCGATCCGGCATTGGGCGTGGCAAGCCAGCTCGATGCTCTGCTCGGCAAGCCGTTGCCAGGTGGCCTCGATCAGCCGCTGGCCCTCGAGGCCACCCGTATCTGTGTGACATCGGATCCGCAGGGATTCGCTGATCGTGCGACGCCGTGGCTGGGGCAATGCCCGCGGGTCGAACAGATTGCTCTGCAGTCTTCGGTCGATGCCTTCTAG
- a CDS encoding carbon-nitrogen hydrolase family protein, producing MSDFLAAAVQLTSTSDPETNFSAAEEQIDLAARRGAELIGLPENFAFIGEPEQRLAIAPALADQASQFLITMARRYQVVILGGGFPVPVGDGAHTWQRAQLVGRDGQILASYDKIHLFDVDLPDGSSYRESSSFSPGSTLPPVVDVPGLCRVGVSICYDVRFPELYRYLVGAGAELLMIPAAFTAFTGKDHWQVLLQARAIENTAYVLAPAQTGSDVGRRFSHGHSMVIDPWGTVLADAGVSQGAAVAPVDLDHLARIRSQMPCLQHRRTTVF from the coding sequence GTGAGTGATTTTCTGGCGGCTGCCGTGCAACTCACCAGCACGTCAGATCCCGAGACCAACTTCAGTGCTGCTGAAGAACAGATTGATCTGGCGGCCCGTCGGGGTGCCGAGCTGATCGGACTTCCTGAGAATTTCGCCTTCATCGGTGAACCTGAGCAGCGTCTCGCGATCGCACCGGCACTCGCCGATCAGGCGTCCCAGTTTCTGATCACCATGGCGCGTCGCTACCAGGTGGTGATTCTCGGCGGGGGATTTCCCGTTCCGGTGGGTGATGGTGCTCACACCTGGCAGAGAGCTCAGCTGGTGGGACGGGATGGTCAAATTCTGGCTAGTTACGACAAAATCCACCTCTTCGATGTGGACCTGCCCGACGGAAGTTCCTACAGGGAATCCAGCAGTTTCTCGCCTGGTTCCACCCTCCCTCCGGTGGTGGATGTGCCTGGACTGTGTCGGGTGGGGGTGTCCATTTGCTACGACGTGCGCTTCCCTGAGCTCTATCGCTATCTCGTCGGCGCCGGCGCCGAGTTGCTGATGATTCCAGCTGCGTTTACGGCTTTTACGGGGAAGGACCACTGGCAGGTGCTGCTGCAAGCCCGTGCGATCGAGAACACGGCGTATGTGCTGGCTCCAGCGCAGACGGGTAGCGATGTCGGTCGTCGGTTCAGCCATGGTCACTCGATGGTGATCGATCCTTGGGGAACCGTTCTGGCGGATGCGGGGGTGTCCCAGGGGGCTGCCGTCGCTCCAGTGGATCTGGATCACCTCGCTCGCATTCGCAGTCAGATGCCTTGCCTGCAGCACCGCCGAACCACGGTGTTCTGA